ATCGCTGCCAGTTGTGTCATCATCTCCACGTCCAACGAACAAAATAAGGAGGAAGACGACGCAGATGATGTACGATGATCACAGCGAACTGCAGGTTTTGTAATAACACTGTGGGACTTCATTCTGGTCTGCAGCAGCACCAGACCACTCAGGATGTTGCAGAGCAGGGAAAAGGTGAGAGCAGTGAGGCCCAGACTTGAGAAAGCCAGAGCCAGATTAGTGTCCGCCGCAGACTGTGGATCATGGATAGGCAAGAAACACCACGTGCCTGGAAACTGGGTGGTATAAGTTCCCACAGCAAACAAAGGTAAAACAGCCAGCACAAGAgcaagagaggaaagaaagaacaCAACTCGTCGTGCATGAGCAACTGATATCATGGAGGCATGGAAAAACGGCTGGGTGATAGCCACACAGCGCTCCACTGCCATGGCACAACCAAACAACAAAGGGCATAAGCCAAAAAACACCATACATGCACCGAAGATATGACAGAATATACTGGTGGGCTTCATGGCCTGTGTTTTATACCTCTGATGTACGTGCAGATACAATGCAAAAGCACCTGGAACCACATGGCCTCCCAGGTCAGCCAAAAGCAAAGCCACTGTTAGTAGGAAAAATGGTGCTTTGGAGTGGCGGCGGAATCTAACATGGGTCTTTGCCAATATGCCCAGAGCAGTGAGGTTGGAGATGGCGCCGAAAATCATAGTGAAGCAGGACATCCATAAACCTGGAGGTTGGAGCGGTGGCGAGGCGCTATTGTTCAGCCAGGGACTTGGCTGATCAGATGAGTTCATCTTTAGGTTCTGCTGGAGGATGGGTGGTGTAGAGGAGGTAGGAAATGAAGCAATAAGTGAAGAAAACGCCATCATCTTCGTTATCATCTACAGAGG
This portion of the Amphiprion ocellaris isolate individual 3 ecotype Okinawa chromosome 19, ASM2253959v1, whole genome shotgun sequence genome encodes:
- the ptger1c gene encoding prostaglandin E receptor 1c (subtype EP1), with translation MITKMMAFSSLIASFPTSSTPPILQQNLKMNSSDQPSPWLNNSASPPLQPPGLWMSCFTMIFGAISNLTALGILAKTHVRFRRHSKAPFFLLTVALLLADLGGHVVPGAFALYLHVHQRYKTQAMKPTSIFCHIFGACMVFFGLCPLLFGCAMAVERCVAITQPFFHASMISVAHARRVVFFLSSLALVLAVLPLFAVGTYTTQFPGTWCFLPIHDPQSAADTNLALAFSSLGLTALTFSLLCNILSGLVLLQTRMKSHSVITKPAVRCDHRTSSASSSSLFCSLDVEMMTQLAAITVVLCVCWSPFLIHILVVQLNQSHRASGPVKDGFLLLGLRMASWNQILDPWVYILLRRTVLFRLCCGVYTRRNTVTANSSCAEARRQAFSLQ